A genomic segment from Blastococcus sp. PRF04-17 encodes:
- a CDS encoding TlpA family protein disulfide reductase, protein MRRTLLALGTLAALTACSTGSDQVAVNNGGEFRFVEATPSGEVIPVDERAAAPQFAGTLLDGSDFESSELGGDVAVLNFWGSWCGPCRVETPEFQEVYADVRQDGVQFLGLNVKESSEQFALAFVDRFGIEFPSLYDPRGEVALAFRDYPATAIPSTIVLDPQGRVAAVYTGTVSQEDLRGVIDLVLEEG, encoded by the coding sequence ATGAGGCGGACCCTCCTCGCGCTGGGCACGCTCGCCGCGCTGACCGCGTGCTCGACCGGGTCGGACCAGGTCGCGGTGAACAACGGAGGCGAGTTCCGGTTCGTCGAGGCGACCCCGTCCGGCGAGGTCATCCCCGTGGACGAGCGGGCCGCCGCACCCCAGTTCGCCGGCACGCTGCTCGACGGCAGCGACTTCGAGTCCTCCGAGCTCGGCGGCGACGTCGCCGTCCTCAACTTCTGGGGCAGCTGGTGCGGGCCCTGCAGGGTGGAGACGCCCGAGTTCCAGGAGGTCTACGCCGACGTCCGCCAGGACGGCGTGCAGTTCCTGGGGCTCAACGTCAAGGAGAGCAGCGAGCAGTTCGCCCTGGCGTTCGTGGACCGCTTCGGCATCGAGTTCCCCTCCCTCTACGACCCGCGGGGAGAGGTGGCGCTGGCGTTCCGGGACTACCCGGCGACGGCGATCCCGTCCACGATCGTCCTGGACCCGCAGGGACGCGTCGCCGCGGTGTACACCGGAACGGTCTCGCAGGAGGACCTGCGCGGCGTGATCGACCTCGTGCTCGAGGAGGGCTGA
- a CDS encoding histidine phosphatase family protein: MSERTVVHLLRHGEVHNPAKVLYGRLPGYRLSAAGEGMAATAAKWFSGKDVTHLVSSPLERAQQTAAPIAESLALPVQIDERLIEAGNAFEGLRVGVGDGALRVPRHWWKLRNPFRPSWGEPYVEIAARMLAAVEAARDAARGHEAVLVSHQLPIWTVRLHVEGRRYAHDPRRRQCGLASVTSLTYDGDRFASLSYAEPAGATDPDAVPGA; the protein is encoded by the coding sequence CACGGGGAGGTGCACAACCCCGCGAAGGTCCTCTACGGCCGGCTGCCCGGCTACCGGCTGTCCGCGGCCGGCGAGGGCATGGCCGCCACGGCGGCGAAGTGGTTCTCCGGCAAGGACGTCACCCACCTCGTCTCCAGCCCCCTGGAGCGGGCGCAGCAGACGGCCGCGCCCATTGCCGAGTCGCTGGCCCTGCCGGTGCAGATCGACGAGCGGCTGATCGAGGCCGGCAACGCCTTCGAGGGTCTGCGGGTGGGTGTCGGCGACGGCGCCCTGCGGGTGCCCCGGCACTGGTGGAAGCTGCGCAACCCGTTCCGGCCGTCGTGGGGGGAGCCCTACGTCGAGATCGCCGCACGCATGCTCGCCGCCGTCGAGGCCGCGCGGGACGCCGCCCGCGGCCACGAGGCGGTGCTGGTCAGCCACCAGCTGCCGATCTGGACCGTGCGCCTGCACGTCGAGGGCCGCCGGTACGCCCACGACCCGCGCCGTCGGCAGTGCGGCCTGGCCAGCGTGACGTCCCTGACCTACGACGGGGACCGGTTCGCGAGCCTGTCGTACGCAGAGCCGGCGGGTGCCACGGATCCCGACGCGGTGCCCGGGGCATGA